TGCTATAATAGCAGCTAAGACAACAATGACTGTAAATGATAAAGAAGAAGAAAATAAATCTAATGGTAACCTTATACTAACATCAGAAACAGATGCTAAAGATGGACATAAAAAATACAATGTTAAATTAAATGATAAGATAACTTTAGGAAAAGATGATAATAAAATATCATTAGATGGAAATACAGGGAATGTTACTATAGGAAAGATAGAAGTAAAAGGAACTGCTGGAACAATAAATAATTTAACAAATAAGACATGGGATTTAAATAAATATGTAAGTGGACAAGCTGCAACAGAAGATCAATTAAAGATGTTACATGATACTTTAAATACTACGATAACAGGTTTTGGATTTAATGTTATGGCTGGTAAACATGGAACAGGACAAGCAACAGGAGAACAATTAGAAAAGGTATCAAAAGATAATACAGTAAAATATATTGCTGGAGATAATTTAAAGATTACTCAGAGTGGAAAAGATTTTACTTATGAACTTAATAAGGAACTTAAAGATTTAATTAGTTCAGAATATAAGGATAAGAATGGAAACACAACCAAAATTACAAATAATGGTATGACAATAAATTCTGGAGATAAATCTGTTTCAATAACTAAAGATGGTTTAAATAATGGTGGAAATAAGATAACTAATGTTGCAGATGGGACAGATGATAAAGACGGTGTTAATTTATCTCAATTAAATAAAGTTAAACAGGATATAGAAAATAAGATTTCAAATCAAGTTAAAACTGAAATAACAGCAAATGATGGACAAGAAGCTAATAAGACTACTGGAAATGTTGTTTTAACAGAAAAAACTGAAAATGGTAAAAAGATTTATGATGTTAAATTAAATGATAAAATATCTCTAGGAAGTGGAGATAAAAAAGTAGAATTAGATGGAACAAAGGGAGAAATTAAAGCTGGAGATGTTACAATTAATAAAGAAAATAAAGGAACAATTAATGGCTTAACAAATAAGACATGGGATGCTAATAATTTTACGAGTGGTCAAGCAGCAACTGAAGATCAATTAAAATCATTAAGTGATAATATTGATAGCAAAATATCAAATTTTGGATTTAATGTTGAAGCAGGAAAAGAGGGAACAGGTACAGTTTCAGGTAAATCAGAAAAAACTAAAGTTTCAAAAGATGATACTGTTAAATTTAATGCTGGAAATAATTTAGACATTAAACAAAATGGTAAAGATTTTACTTATTCATTAAATAAGGAACTTAAAGATTTAACTAGTTCAGAATTTAAAGATAAAGATGAGAACACTACTACTATTACAGGCGATGGAATGAAAATTAATTCTAAGGATGGTAAATCAATAACACTAACTAAAGATGGATTAAATAATGGTGGTAACAAAATTACTAATATTGCAGATGGAACAGAAAATAATGATGCTGTAAATGTGAAACAATTAAAAGATAGTAGAACAGAAATTAAGTCAGAAAATGGGTCAGCAATAAGTGTAAAATCAAGTTATGATAGTAGTAAAAATAAATATACATATACATTAGATGTTAAAACAGATAATAAAACTATAATAAAAGATAAAGATGGAACATTAAAGGCTAATGTAGGAAATATAACTACAGAAGAAAATAATGGAAAATACATAGCTAAGACATCTAATACTGAACAAATAGCCAAAACAGGAGATGTAGTAAATGCAATAAATGGATTAGGAAATAATACATTCTCATTTAGTGGAGATACTGGAAGTACAGAAGAGCAATCTTTAAATAAATCTGGAGGACTTAAATTTGCTATTAAAGGTTCAGAATATATTAAAACAGTAGCAAAAGGAAGTGAAGTATCAGTAGATCTTACAGATAAGGCAAAAGAAGATATAGAAAAAGGGGTAATAGCAAATAGTGGAGTAGCAAATGCTGTAGCTATGGCAAGTTTACCACAAATAAGTTCACTTGGAGGACATAGACATAATATTGCAGGTTCATATGGATATTTTAATGGAGAACATGCATTTGCATTAGGAATTTCTGGATTAAATGATGTAGGTAATTTAGTATATAGAGCAGGAGGGTCATTAAATACTAAAGGACACGTATCATTAGGAGCAGGACTTGGTTATCAGTTTGATAAATTAGCCTCAAGAAAGAGAGATATGTTTGTATTACAAAGAAATGGTAATATTAACTTACTTGATGAAAAAGTTTATGAACTTGAAATGGAAGTTGAAAATCTTAAAAAAGAAAATAAGGAATTAAAGAAAGAATTATTAGAATTAAAAGAGATGTTTAAAGAATTGATGAAAAAATAGAAATATTATATAATAAATAGGATGCTATAATACACAGCATTCTATTTTTATTTTACATAAAGAATATTTTGTGAAAAAAACATTAGTTTCTTTAATGTTGACAAAAAAGGTGGGGGGGGGTATAATATACCCAAAACTCAAAAATTTATTAATATAGGGAGATTGGTTATTATGAAAATAAAAAAAATATTTAATAAGTATATATTTTTAACCCTAGTTATAATAGGAAATATAGTATTTTCTCAAAGTTCAGATTACTATAATAAAATAATAAGTCAACAAATTAGTGTTATAACAGGATTAAAAGAAATATATTCTAAAAAAACAAATTTCAATATATTAGCAAATGTAATATCTGCTGATGAAATTTTAAGACAAATTCCTAAATATGAAGATAAAAAGATAAATAATCTACAACTGTATTTTCCAGATTTAGATTATTTAGACAAATATATAGAAAATGTTTCAAAAAGAGTTGGAAATGTAAACATATATTTATTTAACTTTCAAACAGATGATAAATATATGAAAAATAGGGACTATATAACATATAAATCAAAAAGTATTGATAAAAAAATAGAAAAATTAGAAAATGTAAAAGTATTTAAGGTTAAAATAATAGATAAAGATTTAACTGAAATATTTTTAGAAAGTTTAACTGAAGAAAAAATAGATATAGATCACTTTAATAAATATATTAAAGTGGAAGATTAAAAGTAGTAAAAAGGAATAAAGAAAAGTTTATGAAAAAAAGTAAAATACATGAGATAAAGAAAATTTTAAAGTACAGTTTAAAAAATAAGGTGAGCATAACTGATAAGACAATAATAACTTACTTTATACTTGGATTTGGTGGGTTATACACATTATCTTATGGATCTTGGTTAGCCATAAATGATACGAATGGAACGGTAGGTAAATATAATAGTTCTAAAGATGATGGAGAGAATAATACTAAGAATAATATAGTATTGACATATTATAATAGTCAAGATAATGTTTCCCATTCAGTAATAATAGGGGCTGGTAAAAAAACTTATGGTAAAGGATTAGAAAATGTAGTAATAGGATTTAATGCTCAATCAGAAAAACCGCAAAATGTAGTAATAGGAGCTAATACTAAATCAGATTTACAAAATTCTGTAATTCTTGGTAATAATTCTTATGTTTATAGAGATAAATTTGGTGTTACAAGTAGTATGTCAACAGATGATGGACAAGGAGTTTCTATAGGGAATGCAGTTTATTCAACAGGGCAAGCAACATCTATAGGGAATAATACTTATGCTATAGGGAGATCATCTATTGCTATAGGAAATGATGATATATCTGCATATACTCAATCTGTTAGTAAATATGATTTCAACACTTATTTTAAGACACTTTATAATTCAATAGATGGTTTTGGAAAAACATATGGTTATGGTAGTAATGGAGGAACTGATTCAACTAAACATAAATATTCACCAACACTTGCACAAGGACATGGATCAATAGCCATAGGTTCTCGTTCTATAGCTTACTCTGATGGGTCAACAGCATTAGGGACACTTGCTTATGCATTAAAGAAAGGTTCAACGGCAGTTGGTACTCTAACAAGAGCAGAAGGAGAAGGGGCAATAGCATTAGGAAGAGAAACTAATGTATTTGCTAATAATGCGATTGCCTCAGGGAATAAGACATTGGTTTTATCAGAAGGTGGAGCTGCTTATGGTTTGTCAGCTATTTCAGGTGGACAAAACTCTGTAGCTATAGGGACAGAAGTTTATTCTAATGTTGAATATGATTATGAGGATAAAATAAAATTAGATGGAACTGATGGCAAAACTATAGAAACAAGTCTATTTGGTGATATAACTAAATATGGAGAAGTAGGAGCACATGAAACAAAAAGAGGTTTATATGGTTTTGATTTAAATGGTGTTGCTAAAACAATTATAGGGCTTGGGCAAGATGAGCCATTAGGAAAAGTTTGGGGAGCTTCAAAAGGAGAATATCTAAAGAGTGGAGATTATTTCTCAAATTACAAAAGCTATATAGAAGGTATAGAAAATGGATTAACTAAAGCTAAAGATTCTACAAATAAAAATAATACAAATGCAATAACTATAAAAAAGGCAGAAAAAAATGGAGTAAAAGATATAGCTAAAGGTAAGGGTAAAAATGCTATAGTTATAGGAAGTATGTCAGGAGCATTTGGAGATAATGGTATAGCTTTAGGTAGAGGTTCATTTTCACTATCAGATAATTCTATTTCAATAGGGTCATATTCATATACAAAAGATAAAAACTCTATAGCACTTGGGATAGCTTCAAGAGCATTAGCAGAGGGTTCTGTTACATTTGGTAATGGAGCTGGAGTAGATGTAAATGGTAAAAACTCTATGGTTTATGGTCATGGTTCAGTTGCATATGCTCCTAATTCAATAATACTAGGAATAAACTCACATATTTGGGGAAGTAAGGATCAAGGAGATTCTATTATCATAGGTAATAATGCTAATGTGAGTAGTAAAAAAGATGATAATAGCAAAAACAATTTAGTTGGACATAATGGAAAATCAGTACTTGCTTTAGGAAATAAGACTAATGCAACACTAGATAACTCAGTAGCATTAGGATATTTTTCAGCAACAGATTATACACAAGAGGATTTAAATAAGGCTGGATATACAGCTAGAGGTTCATATTCTATACCGAGTTCGACTAAAGTTGGAGTAATATCAGTAGGTAAGAAGGGACATGAAAGAAGAATAGTAAATGTTGCATCAGGATATAGAGATTCTGATGCTGTTAATGTTGCCCAACTAAAAACACTAGAAGATAGATTAGATGGAGCAACAGAAGAAGTAGATGATAAAGTTAGATATTTCTCTGTAAACACAGAAAATGACTTATCTAGTTTAATTAAGAAAAAAATAGACTATAAGAACTATGTTAAATTAAAAACACAAATGCTAACTATAGAGGCTAGAAAAAAAGATGGAGAAACAATAAGTGATTCTAACATTAGTGGATTGAAAACTAAATTAGAAGAATTAGAAAAGAATGATGAAGTAAAGAACCATGCAACTGAAATTAAGGCTTTAGGGAGTTTAGATGATAGTAAGTATAAGACTAATAATAAGTTTGATATAAATAAATATATTGATGCCTTAGAAAAAGCTAAAACAAAAGATTCAACTAGTGAGAAAATAGAAAAGATATTAACAGATGAAGAAAAAACTAAATTAATGTCAAATAATTTTGCTAATGAGGGAGCAAAAGGTAAGAACTCTATAGCTATAGGATATAGTGCAAGTACAGAAAAAGATAAAGCTGAAAATGCGATAGCTATAGGTAATGGAGCAAAAGCAACTGCTAAAGATAGTATAGTTTTAGGAAGTAATTCTGAAAATACAGCAGATGTAACAAAGTCTGGATATGATATTACTAATTCAAATTCTAATTCAGGTGCAGCTTGGAAACCAACTCATGGAGAATTTGCTATAGGTAAAGATTCAACAATTACTAGAAGAATAACAGGAGTAGCAGCAGGAGAAAAAGATACAGACGCTGTAAATGTGGCTCAACTTAAACAACTTGCCTCAGGATTACTAAAAGATAAAGAACTAATATTTGTAGGTAATACTGGTGGAGATGTAAAAGTTAAAATAGGTGAAACACTTAATATTAAAGGTGAAGGAACAGTTGCTAATGGAACAGCTGCAAACAATTTAAAAGTAACAGCAGATGAAAAGACTAAAACTTTAACTATAGGACTTGCAGAGAATTTAGTAGGAATAAATACTATAACAACTAAGAAGAGTGCAAACAATGAACAAACAGTATTATCTCAAACTGGTCTTAAAGTTACAGGAAAAGATAGTAAAGAAACATTAGTTACATCTGAAAATGTAGAAGTAAAAAATGGTACAGATAAGACAACATTATCAGCAAGTGGATTAAAAATCACAGATAAAGATGGAAAAGATGACAAACAAACAAATGAACTTACTAAAACTTCTATAACATTAAAAGATAAAACTGGTGGCAAAGAATCTACTAATACTATAACAGTATCTTCAAGTGAGATAAAAGATAAAGAGGGTAATAGTGTTAAAATAACAGCAGATAAAATAATTGTATCAAATGGAACTGAAAAAGTAGAAATAACTAAAAATTCCTTAATGGGAGCAACAACTGTTGGAAAAGATGCTGATAATAGCCTAATATTTGGAAGTGGAACAACAGATAATACTACTACAAAATTAAAGGTCGGTGGAAAAGAATTAACATTTACTAGAACAGGAGATAACATAAAGATATCTAATGTTGCAAATGGAGAAAATGATAATGATGCTGTAAATGTATCTCAATTTAAAAAGTACGCTGAATTTTTAGGTGGGGGAGCTAAGTTTGATAATGGAACATTTACAGGACCAACATATATGTTAAAAGCAGGAGGTACTACAGTAACTAATCATAAAGATGTTGGTTCAGCTTTAAGTGCATTAGATAAAGCTATAGAAAATTCATCTAAAAATATAACAGAACTTACTAATAAGCAGATATCATTCCAAGGAAACGATGATAGTCCTATAAGTAAAAAATTAGGAGAAATTTTAAAGATAAAAGGTGAGGGAACAGTTAATGGAGCTACGGCTAAAGATAACATTAAAGTTACAAAGAATGATTCTAATGATGGATTAAATATTAAACTAGCTGAAGATTTAAAGAATTTAAATAGTATAGAAACTAAAGAAGTAGGTGGAAAGAAAACAAAAATCACAACAGATGGTGTTGAGGTTACAAGTAATGATAATAAAGCTAATCTAACAGCAAATAAGTTAACATTTGGGGCAAAAGATAATAATACCGATAAAACAGAGACAACTATTGAAAAATCAGGGATAACTGTAAAAAATAAAGAAGGAAAAGATTCAGTAACAATAAAATCTGGAGATAATGGTGGAACAATAGAAGTTAAATCTAAAGATGGAAACTCAAGTGTTAAAATAGATGGAGAAAAGAAATCTATTACAGGACTTGCAGATATAAAACCAGATGAAACAGATGGAAGTATAGCAGTTAACAAAAATTATGTAGATAATCAAATAAGAGCAATAGCTAATGGACCATTTGAGTATGAAACATCAGATGGTGAAAAAGTTGTAAGAGGACAAGATAATAAATTGTATAAGGAATCTGAATTAAAGGATTACTACTATGATGAAGCTACATCTAAATACAAACATAAAACTAATGGTATGAATAATCAAGAACCAAAAGCATTAGAAAATAAAGATGTAACAGTAAATGTAATGCCTAAGAATGGAACACCAATATCAATAGGAAATGTAGCAAGTATTCTAGGAGAAGAAGCAACTAAAACATCAGATAAAGCTGCTGAAAAAGTTAAAGAACTAATTGGAAATTCTGATAATAGCAAAAACAAAGTAGCAACAGGAACAGATGTATTAGCATTAGCTATGGCTGGAATAAATTTTTCAGGTAATGAAGGTTCAGGAGAAAAAATCCATAGAAACATAGGAGAACAAGTAACTATTAAAGGTGAAGGAACAGATAGTAAAGATGACTTTACTAGTGCAAGTGGAAACATACAAGTTAAATCAGATAAAGATAAAGGAGAATTAACAGTAAAACTATCAGATAAGCTAACTAACATGACTTCATTTGAAACAAAAGAATTAGATGATAATGGAAATAAATCTAAAGTTAAACTAGATAAAGAAGGACTAACTACAATTAATAAGACAGATGATAATAAATACATAATGTCTAAAACAG
The genomic region above belongs to Streptobacillus moniliformis DSM 12112 and contains:
- a CDS encoding YadA-like family protein, which codes for MKKKKLVAIFAFISIISYTDMGYKLSNGIDEIKNLSKNIKLKRSRRAASNPATDGIAQGAEVTATKDSAVFGIRSKADGEKTIVVGVDSSSKSKESVVIGYKSTTEKENSVAIGSNSNVTGKNSVAVGSDTKVEGSGASAFGYKANAKGESSVAFGVDTTASGLRSVAIGKGAMATKNDDIAVGSGAKTNTRNITMKDNQESKSSLAFGINATADGVNTISIGTGTKAEQSSAIAIGGEAAGVGAVTIGYVTSAKAHSTVAIGYYAKALKSSATAIGSQAEASGQVSTAIGATAKATETYAVSIGAKSEASFKGSVAIGSGSKTDSKATKETEATVNKITYSGFAGSNPDEGYVVSVGTEIPSTDKSNSGKIIKRQIKNVAAGKISKESTDAINGSQLYMTNNVLGNLADSTKTILGGNASITTSGNDAGKLTITNIGNTNKDNIHDAIIAAKTTMTVNDKEEENKSNGNLILTSETDAKDGHKKYNVKLNDKITLGKDDNKISLDGNTGNVTIGKIEVKGTAGTINNLTNKTWDLNKYVSGQAATEDQLKMLHDTLNTTITGFGFNVMAGKHGTGQATGEQLEKVSKDNTVKYIAGDNLKITQSGKDFTYELNKELKDLISSEYKDKNGNTTKITNNGMTINSGDKSVSITKDGLNNGGNKITNVADGTDDKDGVNLSQLNKVKQDIENKISNQVKTEITANDGQEANKTTGNVVLTEKTENGKKIYDVKLNDKISLGSGDKKVELDGTKGEIKAGDVTINKENKGTINGLTNKTWDANNFTSGQAATEDQLKSLSDNIDSKISNFGFNVEAGKEGTGTVSGKSEKTKVSKDDTVKFNAGNNLDIKQNGKDFTYSLNKELKDLTSSEFKDKDENTTTITGDGMKINSKDGKSITLTKDGLNNGGNKITNIADGTENNDAVNVKQLKDSRTEIKSENGSAISVKSSYDSSKNKYTYTLDVKTDNKTIIKDKDGTLKANVGNITTEENNGKYIAKTSNTEQIAKTGDVVNAINGLGNNTFSFSGDTGSTEEQSLNKSGGLKFAIKGSEYIKTVAKGSEVSVDLTDKAKEDIEKGVIANSGVANAVAMASLPQISSLGGHRHNIAGSYGYFNGEHAFALGISGLNDVGNLVYRAGGSLNTKGHVSLGAGLGYQFDKLASRKRDMFVLQRNGNINLLDEKVYELEMEVENLKKENKELKKELLELKEMFKELMKK
- a CDS encoding OmpA family protein, with amino-acid sequence MKKSKIHEIKKILKYSLKNKVSITDKTIITYFILGFGGLYTLSYGSWLAINDTNGTVGKYNSSKDDGENNTKNNIVLTYYNSQDNVSHSVIIGAGKKTYGKGLENVVIGFNAQSEKPQNVVIGANTKSDLQNSVILGNNSYVYRDKFGVTSSMSTDDGQGVSIGNAVYSTGQATSIGNNTYAIGRSSIAIGNDDISAYTQSVSKYDFNTYFKTLYNSIDGFGKTYGYGSNGGTDSTKHKYSPTLAQGHGSIAIGSRSIAYSDGSTALGTLAYALKKGSTAVGTLTRAEGEGAIALGRETNVFANNAIASGNKTLVLSEGGAAYGLSAISGGQNSVAIGTEVYSNVEYDYEDKIKLDGTDGKTIETSLFGDITKYGEVGAHETKRGLYGFDLNGVAKTIIGLGQDEPLGKVWGASKGEYLKSGDYFSNYKSYIEGIENGLTKAKDSTNKNNTNAITIKKAEKNGVKDIAKGKGKNAIVIGSMSGAFGDNGIALGRGSFSLSDNSISIGSYSYTKDKNSIALGIASRALAEGSVTFGNGAGVDVNGKNSMVYGHGSVAYAPNSIILGINSHIWGSKDQGDSIIIGNNANVSSKKDDNSKNNLVGHNGKSVLALGNKTNATLDNSVALGYFSATDYTQEDLNKAGYTARGSYSIPSSTKVGVISVGKKGHERRIVNVASGYRDSDAVNVAQLKTLEDRLDGATEEVDDKVRYFSVNTENDLSSLIKKKIDYKNYVKLKTQMLTIEARKKDGETISDSNISGLKTKLEELEKNDEVKNHATEIKALGSLDDSKYKTNNKFDINKYIDALEKAKTKDSTSEKIEKILTDEEKTKLMSNNFANEGAKGKNSIAIGYSASTEKDKAENAIAIGNGAKATAKDSIVLGSNSENTADVTKSGYDITNSNSNSGAAWKPTHGEFAIGKDSTITRRITGVAAGEKDTDAVNVAQLKQLASGLLKDKELIFVGNTGGDVKVKIGETLNIKGEGTVANGTAANNLKVTADEKTKTLTIGLAENLVGINTITTKKSANNEQTVLSQTGLKVTGKDSKETLVTSENVEVKNGTDKTTLSASGLKITDKDGKDDKQTNELTKTSITLKDKTGGKESTNTITVSSSEIKDKEGNSVKITADKIIVSNGTEKVEITKNSLMGATTVGKDADNSLIFGSGTTDNTTTKLKVGGKELTFTRTGDNIKISNVANGENDNDAVNVSQFKKYAEFLGGGAKFDNGTFTGPTYMLKAGGTTVTNHKDVGSALSALDKAIENSSKNITELTNKQISFQGNDDSPISKKLGEILKIKGEGTVNGATAKDNIKVTKNDSNDGLNIKLAEDLKNLNSIETKEVGGKKTKITTDGVEVTSNDNKANLTANKLTFGAKDNNTDKTETTIEKSGITVKNKEGKDSVTIKSGDNGGTIEVKSKDGNSSVKIDGEKKSITGLADIKPDETDGSIAVNKNYVDNQIRAIANGPFEYETSDGEKVVRGQDNKLYKESELKDYYYDEATSKYKHKTNGMNNQEPKALENKDVTVNVMPKNGTPISIGNVASILGEEATKTSDKAAEKVKELIGNSDNSKNKVATGTDVLALAMAGINFSGNEGSGEKIHRNIGEQVTIKGEGTDSKDDFTSASGNIQVKSDKDKGELTVKLSDKLTNMTSFETKELDDNGNKSKVKLDKEGLTTINKTDDNKYIMSKTGPNGTEIGKYDNDPLMNNNTSPTNSAKYTLEGTTIKDDKGSSNLTSNTLTLKDKDDKQRITLDNKGDTPTISLSNKEGEETVKIDGGNGKDKESSISFKVDNDKGLGVVKGLRDLTDNDPGHYAVNKRYVDNKLNGALGGVANAIAVASIPQINGKGHNIGASYGYYEGHSAFALGLSGINERGNVLYKANLSLNTRGNVGIGAGIGYQFGGDDVRREEVIIENNPSNDIRDRLIEQNEKLINQNKKLEEDNDRLRRENDRIGDEIKELRERIKAIEKIKMNEDDLYTLDGYRLGIHELTKSQEEMLMNIVRELNENYKNRKIYITGYTDNVSGENLNLELGLKRANVVAKKLRELGLDMSISIRKVSSSGYNNIVETNKSSNGRSSNRRVEIELR